The following DNA comes from Chitinophaga nivalis.
CGAAAGCAGTGACATGCAATCTGGTACTTTGCTGCTCACCGGGATTCAGCCGGAAGATCGTCTGATCAGGCTGGAAGGCGATACCATCTTCCCGTTCTTTCAATACAATTGCTGTCAGGGAAGTACCTACCGTATTACGGATAACCAGGGGATTCTTACTGGCCAGCGCCAATCTATCTGCCACGAGCGGAATGGAGATGATGCCGGCCGTTTTTTCATACCAGCCCGTGGTTTTAAAAGCAGCTTCCCCCAGTAAGACCGGCGGCGCACCATCTAACGGTATCGCCTCCACGAAAAGTCCGCCTGCCCCGAAAAGTTCTCCGCCCGGTACTTCCGTAGGCAGACTATTTCCCAGATCCAGGTGTAACACGCCTTCATCGATCACAAAATACGCCGTGTTAAAATTCACCAGGCCGGCGAATACCTGCTGGAGTGTTCTGCCCGCGACAAAATGTACCGGTTCCTGCGGATGATAGGCGCCGATGGAGCCTACCAGTCTGCCAAAGGTAAAATCGGGGGACGTGGCATCACTCTGGAATCCGTCCAGGATAAATTTTATACTGAGTTTATCCGGCACCGCTCCTCCCGGATTGGCTGCCGCCAGTTCGCGCAGATAGCGGGACTCATTCTGGTGCTGCCAACGGCTGATGTGCAGCACACTCTGGTAAAAAGTACTGTTGGCGCGGTCGCCGACTGATTTCGTGTAGCGTATCCACGAATCATTAAAAACGGCCACTTCGAGGTTGCTGCTAAAACCGATGCCACTGGTTTCCCCCAGTACCACCTGCAGCCCCCATACTTCCGATAGTGCCTGGTCCGGATCCAGGTCGGCCATCTTGCCGCCGGTCTGGCTATCCGCGCCATTAATTGGCATGCCTATTACCGGATCCAGGGCCGGGTCTTCCGTGTAGGTACCATCCTTGTAGTAAACCCGCTGTACGCGGCAGCCATACAGCTTAAAAGCACCGCTACCACCGGAGTTCCAGGTAAACTGATGCATGTCCGGATTAAAAATGTTCAGGTTGTGAAAGGGCGGGATATTATTGGTAGTGGGGGCATCCGAAATAAACTTCCCGCCAAATACCAACCGTGGGACTTGTAAATAACTCATAATAGGTGTTTATATTGATGAAAAACTATTATACAGGAACACTTCGATTAACAAACGTTTAGGTTATAGCTACAGCAATAGATCAGGAATGCATGGAATTAAACTATAAACAGCAGGAATCATCGTATAATTGTCGCTTATACAATTATAACAAGATGAGCGTTTATGTTCTGTACAAAAGCGGACAGTGGTCACACATTTGCCTATACGAAACAGTTGTAACTGCCGGCTGTATTATACAATAATGAGTGCAGTTATATAAACCGTCACCCGGATTATATAGGGTATACAACAGCCCTTACCGTACGCAGGTACATGGGTACATTGCCGTATAGTTATAGCAGGTTCCATCCATTATTTCTTCTGTGGAAATGTATTTCAGTCGGTTATTCAAAGTAGTGGTATCAGACAAAACCCGCATGGTTCAAAGCATGGCATATAACGATATCTTACTAAACCCGGAAACACTTCTTATTTTTTTGGGGGACAGGCAATCAATGCTTTATTACAACAGCAAGCAGGATTGCGTTACATTATTCAATGGAATTTCATTGGTTAATAAATTGCCTTCATCTCTGAGGCGGTTATTTCGAAGGTATTTTCAGTAGCGGCTATTTATTTTTTCGCCTAAAGTTGATCGTACGTACTTAAGTCAGTCAGCTGTTTTTTTGGGTGTGTGAAACCGTAATGAAGATACATAAAAAACAATAACTTCTCTACATATTTTTCCCTTGTTTCATAAATTTATATGGCTGCTTTTTTCTGCATTATTAATAGGGCAAGCTGATACAATTCGGTATTTTATGAGACGCTTTCACCGGTTGTACCAACTGCCCTCATTATCTTACACCTTTGCCAGGTATCATTTTCAAATAAATCAGCCCTTATTTATCAGGTCCCCCATCACCTGATTTATATTCCGTTACAATACACTTTTGGCCATCAATTCCGTTTCCAATGCTTCAAACAGCGCATGAATATTATCCAGGCCAAAGCCTTCGTAATTATTTACCCGCTGTACGATTTCATAGAAGAAGGTAGCCCGGTCACCAATAGGCGCAGTAAAAATCTGGAACAGCAATGCACCATCCAGCACATCACACAGCACACCATGCTTCTCCAGTAACGTTGTATCCAGATCCGGATATTTCCGGCGCAGCTTCTCATAATATACCTCCGGGTATTTTGTAAACCGGACGCCATTGGCACGGAGTACTTCCACCGATCTGAAAATATTGCTGGATTCAAAGGCGATATGCTGGATGCCTGCGCCATAATGCTGGTCAATAAACGTTGACACCTGCGATTTCACGCCATGATCCGGTTCTACCAGTACGTTATTGATCTGTTTATTTTCCGATTGCAATACTTTCAGCAACATCCCGATTTTCTTCTCTTTTTCTTTTCCTTTCTTTCGTTCATCGAACTGAGATACTGTTTTGGAGAAGAAGATGTTGTTGAAATAATTTTCCCACAGATTCATTTCACTCAAACGCAGGGCACAGGCAATGTGATCAATCCGTTCCAGTGCGGAGTCTTCCCCGGGCCAATCCCAGTCTTCTTCCACGTTAATGTATCCGGGCATAAAATCACCGCTGTAGTTATCATAATTGATCAGTACAATTTCATTGTCATCAAATATTTTGAGTGATGCATATTCTACCGATCCTAACTCATCTTCCAACGTAACCGGATTTTGTAGTGGTATACCACCGTTTTTAATGGCGAGTGAAAAATGTTCCTGCACGCTATCCACTTTTACAGCAATCCGCTTAATACCGTTACCATGCAGATCTACAAAGGATACGATCTTATAGGAACTGGGCTGAGAAGCAGAAGTGATAACGAGTTTGATATCATTTTTCACCAGATAGTAGGAGCATTTATCCGGCGTTCCTGTTTCCGGACCACAATAGGCAATCACTTTATAACCTAATGCTTTCACGTGCCAGTAAACTACCATTTTTGCCATTCCTACATAATACTCGATGTAGTCATATTCCATTTTTAAGAAATCAGAAGAGACAATATTATTCAGATGTTCCATGGTCTTTCTTTTTTGGGTTAATGATTAATTTCCATCAATAATGCATATCTGTTTATATAAAAAAGGGTGAACTAATGCGCTGCCTGTAATTTGAATTGCAAGAAGGCCGCGAGGCGGCTGATACCGGTTTTGATCTGTTCAGCAGATACATTGCTGAAGGCCAGCCGGAGCTCCTTATCCCCTCCTTCTCCCAAATAAAAAAAAGACATGGGCGTAAAAATCACCTGGTACTTTTCTGCGCAATGAATCACATCTTCCTTTGTAATATGGAAAGGGGTATGAATGGTAATAAAAAATCCGCCGCCGGGTATGTTCCAGGTAATAGCCTGATCAGCCGGGAACAGGTCCGGATGCAGGTATTCCGATAACGCCGCCAGCAACTGCGTTCTTTTTTGTTTCAGGTCCGCTACTTTTTCCCGGTTCACGGCTTTCAGCGAATAGTTCTCCCGGATCAGCAACCCGGCAAAAACAGCCTGATTAATCGTAGAGGTATTCACCGTTGTATAGCCTTTTGTTTTGGCCAGCAGGTCGCTCAACGCTGTTGCTTTTCCATCCAGCTCTATCTGCTGATCTGCCACAATAGCCGCCAGCCTTAAAGCGGGATATAATGTTTTGGCAAAAGAGCGCAGGTAAATCACCCGCTTATTGATATCTATTGCTTTAATAGGCAATAGTTCCACACCATCATAATTGAATTCTCCGTAGGCATTGTCTTCCAGGATGTAAAAATCATACTGGTCTGCCAGCTGTAACAGCCGGCGTCTGTTTTCTCCCGGCATGGAATTACCGGTCGGGTTCTGGTAATCCGGAATGACATATACCAGTTTCACCTTTCTCCCCTGCTCACGGTAACGGATAATCGTTTTTTCCACGCCATCCAGATCGATCCCATTTTCCCCCACCTGTACGGGGGCCAGCTGATAACCGGCAATAATGGAAAAATGCGTAATACCCACATAAGTAGGATCTTCCACGATGATTACATCCTGTTCCCGGTCGCACAGCGTGAGCGCTACCAACGCCACCGCTTCCTGCGTGCCCACCGTTATCAGGATGTCTTCCGGGTTTGCTTTAATTTGTTCGTCCTGTTCCAGGTATTTCGCGACGGCCGCATTAATCACGCCTTTGGCACGATTATATTGCCCCAGGCCACCAATAACTGCCTGGCGCTCCTTTTTACCGGCAACCACCTCTTCTTCTACAAACCGGTTAAAGTGATCAGCAAATTCTTCCAGGCCAAAATACTGTTCATTGGGGCGCCCGGATGCGAAGGAAACAGCAGCGGGATAACGCAATTGAATTTCATTCAGAAATCCCATGACATCTTCTCCCAGCTCTTTCAATAAAGGATTAATGGCGTTAAAATCTTGTCCGATATTTATGGCGGCGTTGTACGACATAGTACATTTGTTTTCAGGATTATCAATTGTTTCCTATTCATTATTCCGGTTTAACGCAAAGGGTTAAACGTTTTACGGGGCGCCTGGCGGCTCTTACCCAGGTAACTGATCAGCATTTCCAGGGCATGCTGATAACCACTACCCAAATCTGTCAGTGCGGTGGCGGTCAGCCGGCCGGATAGCTGAAAACAGAGTTGTCCTTCTCTGATAAAGCCATGTATATCCAGGATAAAATAGTGCCGGTTCTTTTCTGCTACCGGCAGGCCGGCGGCTTCCGATGTCACCTGCCAGGCACTCATACCTCTACCGGTCAGCTTTTCGCGGGAACCGGTGTATTTAAAGCGTATCATAGGTAGCTCCTGACCGGTATAGCCATATAATATCCCATATCCCATCCCGTTGGCAGGTATTTGCTGCAGGGATGTTTTCACGGCTTCAATCACAGCGCCGATGTCTGTTTTATTACCCGTAGGTAACAACACCGGATATAGCCGGCCGAAATTACCGGTCGTGCGGGATACATCGGTATCCGGCCAGCCGGTTTCGCGTACATAATCTTCCAGCAGCACACAATGATCCCCATCGCCCAGGAAACCGGAAACAGTGATGCCCAGGGCACTCAACAGCAAATCCCGGATTCCTGTATGTAATACGTCATGAATACTTCCCAGCAATAATGCGGTCCGGTCTTTATCCAGGGTAAAGGAAATCTCCCGCGGGCGTTTGGTGGCATTCGCCTGTAACAGCGCATTTCCTACGGCAATGTGAGCGGGCGTTGCCGCCCAGTAATGCCGTTCATCCGATATATTACCTGTGGCAGCTGCATAGGCGCCTGCTGCGTTTATCCATTGCCGGTAGCTTTCACCTTTGGGCCCTAATATCGCTGCGGCGGGTATTTTATTCAACTCTCCCGGTAGTACCCGACCTTCCCGTATGCCCGTCAGCCAGTGCTGATATACCTGCTGCAGATCAGACAATACCAGGCCGGCGCTGGCTTCATCCATGATCAACCGGTGACAGGCAAAAAACAGGCGCGCACGGCCATGGCTATATCCATCGATGTACCCGAAGGTAAAAAGTGGTCCTCTGGTCAGGTTAAACCGTTGCTGCCAGTTGGTCAGTGTATTTCCCAGCGCGGCGGCGGCGGCCGGCTTGCGAACATTGGCCACCTGCAGCGGTACTGTTTCAAATGACTGATAATATTGCTGATACGCCCCTTCGCGCTTTTCATAACAAAGCCGCAAAGCATCATGATAATATAGCAGCTGCCGGATACTGCCTTCCAGTATCTCTTTATCCAGCAAGGGTACATCCACCATGAAAGCGTGATTATAGTGATGCGGCGCCAGGTGGATACCTTCGTCTAACTGGTGAAAAAACCAGGATTGCCATGGCGACAGCGGACAGTTACCTGTTATGGCATCCGTCTCCATGGCAGGCTGTTCACTTTCCAGCATACCATACCGACTCACCTGCGCCGATATCCCGGGAAAACCGGCATCATAATGCTCCTGATAATATTGTTCCAATGCCGCTGTAAACTGTTCAAAGCCGATCTCGTCTATCAGCACCGGTGACAGTATATAAATAACACGATACCGGTTATCATCCAGTCTGATGGCATAAAACCGGGTCAACAGGTCATGTTCCAGGTCAAAAGCCTGCGTTTTCAGGCGTTGTATTTCC
Coding sequences within:
- a CDS encoding VOC family protein, producing MEHLNNIVSSDFLKMEYDYIEYYVGMAKMVVYWHVKALGYKVIAYCGPETGTPDKCSYYLVKNDIKLVITSASQPSSYKIVSFVDLHGNGIKRIAVKVDSVQEHFSLAIKNGGIPLQNPVTLEDELGSVEYASLKIFDDNEIVLINYDNYSGDFMPGYINVEEDWDWPGEDSALERIDHIACALRLSEMNLWENYFNNIFFSKTVSQFDERKKGKEKEKKIGMLLKVLQSENKQINNVLVEPDHGVKSQVSTFIDQHYGAGIQHIAFESSNIFRSVEVLRANGVRFTKYPEVYYEKLRRKYPDLDTTLLEKHGVLCDVLDGALLFQIFTAPIGDRATFFYEIVQRVNNYEGFGLDNIHALFEALETELMAKSVL
- a CDS encoding aminotransferase-like domain-containing protein: MSYNAAINIGQDFNAINPLLKELGEDVMGFLNEIQLRYPAAVSFASGRPNEQYFGLEEFADHFNRFVEEEVVAGKKERQAVIGGLGQYNRAKGVINAAVAKYLEQDEQIKANPEDILITVGTQEAVALVALTLCDREQDVIIVEDPTYVGITHFSIIAGYQLAPVQVGENGIDLDGVEKTIIRYREQGRKVKLVYVIPDYQNPTGNSMPGENRRRLLQLADQYDFYILEDNAYGEFNYDGVELLPIKAIDINKRVIYLRSFAKTLYPALRLAAIVADQQIELDGKATALSDLLAKTKGYTTVNTSTINQAVFAGLLIRENYSLKAVNREKVADLKQKRTQLLAALSEYLHPDLFPADQAITWNIPGGGFFITIHTPFHITKEDVIHCAEKYQVIFTPMSFFYLGEGGDKELRLAFSNVSAEQIKTGISRLAAFLQFKLQAAH
- a CDS encoding condensation domain-containing protein, with the translated sequence MEIKSKSITTISKGSLYTEATLSAYQRAVFYRWLQHPLRSDEHIVWDQLITGPLHIAALNSALIRLINDSGGVNCNVLREAGLLHWVKRRALSEEEWLLNYYATPLAETEIQRLKTQAFDLEHDLLTRFYAIRLDDNRYRVIYILSPVLIDEIGFEQFTAALEQYYQEHYDAGFPGISAQVSRYGMLESEQPAMETDAITGNCPLSPWQSWFFHQLDEGIHLAPHHYNHAFMVDVPLLDKEILEGSIRQLLYYHDALRLCYEKREGAYQQYYQSFETVPLQVANVRKPAAAAALGNTLTNWQQRFNLTRGPLFTFGYIDGYSHGRARLFFACHRLIMDEASAGLVLSDLQQVYQHWLTGIREGRVLPGELNKIPAAAILGPKGESYRQWINAAGAYAAATGNISDERHYWAATPAHIAVGNALLQANATKRPREISFTLDKDRTALLLGSIHDVLHTGIRDLLLSALGITVSGFLGDGDHCVLLEDYVRETGWPDTDVSRTTGNFGRLYPVLLPTGNKTDIGAVIEAVKTSLQQIPANGMGYGILYGYTGQELPMIRFKYTGSREKLTGRGMSAWQVTSEAAGLPVAEKNRHYFILDIHGFIREGQLCFQLSGRLTATALTDLGSGYQHALEMLISYLGKSRQAPRKTFNPLR